CGGGAACAGGGCGCGGGGCGCGGCCCCGAGCGGCGAGCAGGGAAGGGGACGAGcacggggcgagggagagagaggaggggcgcggCTCACGGTGGCCGTAGGGTCAGGGGCAGCGGGGGTCGGGGTGGTGgtcgaggacgacggcgacgaggagaagcaggccggcggggaggaggaggcaggccggcgagggcgaggcggcgtcgggcggtccgggcggcggcgtcgagcccgatccgatctggatcgggggagggagggggagagtgggGGCGCGAGTGGGGGAGTGGGTTAGGGTTTGCGGGGGGAGTGGATAAGGGAAGAGTGGgagtgggccggccggctgggcctttgcccagttgggctggccagctgggccacagtTGGCCTAGTGGGGGggcttctcttttcttttcttctgttttctgttttgcatttcttttatttatttgtcttttctgttttattttattttaaattatctaggcattttataaaaatgtgtttattacaccatatttacttatgcaaaatatggcacctcccgaacatttttgttgtaaattttgaaaaacttttattgttgacattaatttgaatttgaattttgaaacggtttgacctaacggtagattagcaacagtaactgtggtgacgtggcaccattagcgtgggattactgtagcttgattatctgGGTGTTACAACTTGGGAATATGTGTACCAATTTGCACCTGACAGGGTATGTGATCTGAGACAGGTTTGGACAAAGGGAGGACTAGGGTGTTAGGAAAGTGAGATGTCCAAGATTCAGAAGTGAACACCCAGTCTAATTTTTCCAGTAATGGGGCTTGCTGCATATTGCTCCAAGTGAAGCTCCTTCCTTTTAATGGGATTTCAACCAGAGCTAGGCTATTGATGGCATCATTGAATTTTAACATATCAAAAAAAATTGCCCACAGACCTGCTTCTGTTGTGTGGGTATCTAATGTAGTTGAAGTCTCCCATGATCATCCACTTTGTCTCATCAGGCATTTGGATGTTGCTGAACCAGTTTAGGAAATCTTCTCTAACTGCACCTTGGCAAGGGCCATAAATGTTGGTAAGAATCCACTAATCACCAGTGAGCTTAGACGTAAATCTGATTGAAATAGAAAACTCATTTTGAAACAAAGTTTCTCCCTCAAAAATGCTGCCATTCCAGGCTATGAGAAGACCACCAGAAGCACCCACAGAGGGTAAAAAGTCAAAATAAATGATCCTGTTAGGGCAAAAGTTTTTGATATATCTGAAATCAAAGTGCTCTTTCTTAGTTTCTTGCAGGCAGACAATATCTGCATTTGCCTCAGCAATCTTGTTTTGAAGTGAAAGCCATTTGTTACTGTCATTAATACCTCTGATGTTCCAATTGAGAATATTCCAGTTTCTATTCATGTTCAGATAATGTCAAGTCTATAACTATTACTGTTCTTTTGAAGAGACCAGGCAAAGAAAACCAAGCAAGCAAGATAACAAGCAAGCTTTCAGCATAACAGAGCAGAAGACCACAACTTTGCACAATACACGAGGCAGATTCAACACAGAGGTAAGTAATAAAGCAACTGTCATGGAGCATCATATCAGAGTTCAGGCTCATTACAAAAGCATTGTCTCTCATAAGTACCATTGATAGAACATCACAAAAGTGCAACAGAGTCCCAGATCTAATACTTCTTGATGCTAACATAGGTAACTTCATAAAGCTAACTTAAGGCTTGAAAGCAGCCTTCTTAGATGGTCCTTTGGCAGCAGCCTTggcctccttcttcttcttgggctggTGCAACATCTCCTCAGAGCAGTCCTTTGCAGCAGCCTTGCAAAAGGAAACAGCAAGATTCTTTGCAATCTTTGTAGTAATAGCAGGAGGATCAGTAGAATAGGGAAAACAGTTTTTGTCTGAGCATGATTTCCTCCTGAAGCCATTGTTTAAAGCTTTCAATCTGAAGCTCCTTCTTACCTCAGTTTCAACCATGGGAGCTTTATTTTTCCTCTTCCTTTTGGTGTGAGAAAGAGAGGTGCTGGCAGGTGGCAGAGGGGGAGTGCTGCTTCTGTGCAGTGCCTGAGGTGTGAAAGCAACATTAGAAGAAACTTCTTGCTCCTCATCTGAATTCTTACAACAAAGAATCTGGTCACTTTGACACTTTTCAGGTATTACAAATGGCAGAGTTTGATTACTTGCAGAACCTTCAATGATATAAGTCCATAATTGGGAAGCAAGTAAAGATTTGGCCCAGTCAGAGTTATCAACAGTCAAAAGAGCAAAAATGATGAATTTGCACCATTCAACAGGTACCTGAGTAACTTTATCTGTTGAGGCCCCAGGAGCAAAATGAGCCTTCCAAAGCTCCAGCCCTTCCTTGGAGAGAAACTCCTCATCCTAACCTGAGGATGTAGATGGCAGTAACTGAATATCCTTGCCAGCAAAGCTTGCATTGAAAATAGGATAAGGGAAACCAGGAGGGGCCTCCAAATTGTTACCTGCTGAGGAACTGGAGATTTCTGCATTTTGGTTGATTGCTTCAAGCTGCTCTATAGCAGGACCATCCACATTGGCCAGAGAGAATGGAGCATCAGAGTTGGGCTCCTTGTCAGGCAACAAGGTCATCAATTTTGGAAGCATCAACAGTCAACTCTTCTGCAATCAAAGGTGCAACTGCAACTTCTGGAACTATTGTTGCAATGAGGGAGGCAGTAGCGGGAGCACCAATTTCATCTGCAACATTGAAAGGAGCAGCAGCAACATCTACTGGCAGTAGCATGTGTTGCAAAAGTGGTTCTGGCACTGGCATTTCTCTTTGAGGCTGAGGAAGAGATTCAGCAACTAAATTGTCATTCTCAGCAGCAGTCAAAGGAACTTCAGGAATTGCAAAGTCCTCCAGGGGCAGCTGTTCGATGGGTTGATTAAGATCAAAAGCAGCATGTGCAACAGGTACAACTGGTTGAACTTCTGGTAGAACTAGGGGTGCCAGAAGCTCATCCAGATATGGTATGCCTGGTGCTCCAATAGCAGACTCAGCAGAACTAACATTTGCACTTGGCAGTCCCAAAGATAAAGTGAGACCACTGTGATCATCTTCTGGCTGCACAACATGTACTTCAAGAGGTCCCATTAAGTCATTTAATTTCAGAAACTCTCCAGCATGAATTTCCACATCTACAGGATGTTGTTGCTGTGGCATAGCCCAGTGACCCCAGccttcatcttcatcatcctgtgCTGGAGCTTCCTCAATGACAGGCAAAATCTGTTGCTTAGGCTGCAGTAGGTGAAAAGCAACTGGCCCAACCATAAGATTGTTTTGATTGGGGTGATGGAATTGCTCTGGTGGCCTTGGGTGAGGGTTGCCATCTTCAGGAACTGGGTCTTCATCAGGAGGTGGCACTCCAATAGGATTGTCATCCACTATCACAACAGGGCAGGTCCAGGACTGACCACTAAAGTTCTTGGCACCAAAAACCACCAGACTAGCCGGAACATCTTTGAGGGCGTCAACTTTCACTTTCATGCTGACATCATCGAGCATAttaagtataacaaagtcagttaaCATCATAACATTACCAACAACACCAGGGGCATCCTCACAAATGCCAATAGGAACTGCAGTAGTTTTATCCGCCATTTACAAAGATATTTCATGAGGTATCattttattcaagtcaagtcttttataaaGAGAGAAAAGCATAACACTAACTCCTGCTCCTAAGTCACATAAAGTAGTTTCAACACAATTATTTTtaatagagcaaggtatagtagGTATCTCTGGATTTTTTTCGAGAGTAGGTATCTCTGAATCTTTCAGGTATCCTCCGTTTGGAtgaataattagcaagcatagtagATATTTCAGCTTTAGGTATTTTTCTTTTGTTAGCGACAATATcattcatatacttagcataagcaGACATTTTAATAGCATCAGTCAAAGAAACACGAAGGAATAGAGGTCTAAGGGTGTGTTTGCTTTCTGTCATGGGATGGAACGTAATGGACCGGACCCATCCCGAGAGACCATTCTTGCGTTTGGCTCGTTGTAAGAACCCGAACCCACTAGTTCCCAGTAACGACATATTCGCTCATTATCCGGAACCGGGCAGTTCCTCAAAAACGAGCGGACCACACGGAACGCCTCTCACCTGGCTCTCATCCTCTTCCTCGTCTCTCAGCCGCCACCCCCTCATCTCTCTCCCCATCTGATCTACGACGCCGGCAGCCACTCCCACGTCCCTCCTCTCCGGCACCGCCACTCCCTCCCCAATCTCACTCGTTTTCTTTAGCCGAGCAGGAAGGCCGGGCAGCCCTCTTGGTCCTCTTCTTCACCCAGTCATGGAGGCCGGGCGCACCTGAGGTGCCCATCTTTGATGGCGGCAACGACCAACAACAACATTAGTGTTATTACGACGCAACCTCTGATGATCACTCGTCACATTCACCATCCATTGATTTTTTCCAGTCCTTTGATGTTGGTCGAACGATGAGTTGTGGCTACCTGAACTTTTGATTTGTTCTGCACTGCAGTGTCTAATGCACCGTTCTCTGAATTAGTTTAATCAAGTGTTTAGTATACGTTCAGTTTAGTTTTTTATCAAAATCTACTTCAGTATGAATTAGTGTAATCAAATGAGATGAACAATTCTATTCCGTTCCATCTCTCAAACCAAACACCAAAATGTAATCATTCCATTCCTCGCAATTGCTCCTACCAAACATAAAGACGAAACCGATCCGCTCTGGTGGAATGGAAGCATGACATTCCGTTCTACTTCGTTCCCGAACCGAACACACCCTAAGTGATTCAAGAAATTGATTGAATGCCTCTTCATCTGTACATTTTTCCAGTGGTTTACGAAATTGCATTATAtgtaaattcaaaaaattcataGAGTGAATACTGACATATGTTTTTTTTCTAAAATTTGCAATGTTTTGGTAGAATAGTGCTTTGAAATTGACATGTGACcgtaagaagaaaaaaaaagttgCCATGTGTGTGGCACAAATATCTTATAGTTGCCATCAGAGCATTAACTTTTTTTTCTAAACAATTTGCCATGTTTTGGAAAAAGTGTTTTGAAAGACCTAAATTTGCCATCATTAGAAAAAGAAAATCCTATGAATTTGCCATGTGACCATGAGAAAAGAAATCATGGCAAAAGTTTTAACGACAATAAGGGAAAAGCTATGTCACCATGGCAATAAAAGGTAAAATTTCCATGTCAATAAAGTTGTAATGATGACATGGCTGTAAATTTGCTATGGTCCATGAAGTAATTTTGCCATTGGTAAAAATGAAAAGTAAAATTTGCCATGAGCGATTGAAGTAAATTTGCCATGTGTGCAAGTAAGTTTGCCATGGTAAAAAAGATAAATTTACAAtggcaaaataaaaataaaaaatttgtcacggccaaataaaaaataaaattttccatggcaataaaataaaaaaatcatcatggaAATAAAGGTAAATTTACCATGATACAAATTAAATTTGCCATGGTACAAAAGTAAATTTTGAATGCCTTTGTAATACCCGAATATGCCATGCTATAAAGTAAATTTGCCATGTGTGTTAAAGTAATTTTACAATGGCAATGAAggtaaatttgccatggcaaaaatagAAAATGAAATTTTGCCATGACTTAAAAAgtaaaaattgccatggcaacGAAAATAAATTTGTCATGACATTttactgggggggggggggggggggggggtgtggagGGTCGGGGAATGTATAGTTGATACATGGCAAAACTGAAAAAACGTATTCTGTTAAACCTTGCAAATTGATTTTTCATACCTTTATAAACATGTGCTCTAAAACTAGAGAAACTGTAGAAGTATCAGAACAACCAAATGCTCTTTTTCTGCCGTGTTCGAAAATGATTTGAACCTGTGGCACAGACATAGTCGACTATCAAAAGATGAGCACATCTACTTTGGGTCCAAAACATCAGCACTGCAACAGAAATTTGCAAGATTACAACAAGTGTCTTTAACTCTAATGGAACCACACCATTTTGGAGGAATATGAAATACACAATTAATCTTCTATATACAGTTGAGTAAGCATTGCCCATTTGATTTATATTACTCTGGGATGTAACTACCAATCAATGTGCCTCTGTTGTTCGATTGTAACACAAAACTGAAACTGACGAGAAATGAATGGCGGGTGGTGAACACCAATCGAAGAAGGTGAACACCAATCACCTGAAGAATGTACAGGAGAAAGGGagtgtttttttttgaaacttgACATAGGAGTCTGTCTTTGTTGCCAAGGCTTTGGCCAAGTAGAATTTCCCCGTCTACCCTCAAAAAACGAATTGCCCCCGGCGACCTGTACAGGAGAAACGCCCCCCATGGCCTCCACTTGACTGCAATTGGATTTTCCAACAGATTTTGATCGATGACATACGAACAGGGAACATCACAAATTGAGGTGAAATCGAAGAAGCTGCTAGCGGCACCTCACATACCGGTGAAGAACTATGGAACCTTGACGGGGAGCACGACGGACTCCTATAGCGCTTGCTTGGCGGCAGAGGCGGCGGAATTGCTGTCGAGGAGCGCAGGAATCTCCTCTGCGCGGGCAACGAACCGGTGAAGAGCTGTGGAACCTTGACGGGAAGAACGACGGCCTCCTATAGCACCTGCCTGGAGGCAGAATTGCTGTCAAGGAGGCGACGAACCCCAGGAGCCTGGTGTAGATGGTCGGAGATGGCGGGGTGCATGCGCACGTGCAGCCTCGCCAACTCCATGGTCTCTTCCCCATCCTTCTAGTCCTACTTCGCCGCTGACCAAGCGCCGCCCTCCCCGGAATGGGCATGAGGGAGAGAGACAGGGAAAGGGAGTGTTTTTTTCTGAAACtaggcaaaagatttgccatttTCATTGATTAAGAGAGAAAGTTAACAAAGTATGGCCAAAGGCCAAATACAGTACATCACTCTCGCGACATAATGTTACACAAATGTTTTGCTCCCGCAAGGCTCCAAAGCGAGCATTCCTCTTTAATCTTGACGACCAACACTCCCACTGGAACGGCCGTGTTGCCGAAAACTCTAGCGTTTCGCTCCTTTCATATTTCCCAGGAGATAAGCATCATCAGGGAGACAAGTGGCCTTCTCGATGGAGTTTGCTTAGTGGCATTCTGACTCCACCAATCCTTAACCGAAACCATATCAATCCAATCGTTGGGCTGGATATCGTGGAGCGCAAGCCAAGTTTTGATC
The Aegilops tauschii subsp. strangulata cultivar AL8/78 chromosome 3, Aet v6.0, whole genome shotgun sequence genome window above contains:
- the LOC141042367 gene encoding uncharacterized protein isoform X1 — protein: MADKTTAVPIGICEDAPGVVGNVMMLTDFVILNMLDDVSMKVKVDALKDVPASLVVFGAKNFSGQSWTCPVVIVDDNPIGVPPPDEDPVPEDGNPHPRPPEQFHHPNQNNLMVGPVAFHLLQPKQQILPVIEEAPAQDDEDEGWGHWAMPQQQHPVDVEIHAGEFLKLNDLMGPLEVHVVQPEDDHSGLTLSLGLPSANVSSAESAIGAPGIPYLDELLAPLVLPEVQPVVPVAHAAFDLNQPIEQLPLEDFAIPEVPLTAAENDNLVAESLPQPQREMPVPEPLLQHMLLPVDVAAAPFNVADEIGAPATASLIATIVPEVAVAPLIAEELTVDASKIDDLVA
- the LOC141042367 gene encoding uncharacterized protein isoform X2; translated protein: MKVKVDALKDVPASLVVFGAKNFSGQSWTCPVVIVDDNPIGVPPPDEDPVPEDGNPHPRPPEQFHHPNQNNLMVGPVAFHLLQPKQQILPVIEEAPAQDDEDEGWGHWAMPQQQHPVDVEIHAGEFLKLNDLMGPLEVHVVQPEDDHSGLTLSLGLPSANVSSAESAIGAPGIPYLDELLAPLVLPEVQPVVPVAHAAFDLNQPIEQLPLEDFAIPEVPLTAAENDNLVAESLPQPQREMPVPEPLLQHMLLPVDVAAAPFNVADEIGAPATASLIATIVPEVAVAPLIAEELTVDASKIDDLVA